In Gossypium arboreum isolate Shixiya-1 chromosome 6, ASM2569848v2, whole genome shotgun sequence, the following are encoded in one genomic region:
- the LOC108484605 gene encoding uncharacterized protein LOC108484605: MLRRNIRLRREYLYRKSLEGKERLLYEKKRKIKEALEEGKPIPTELRNEEAALRQEIDLEDNYTSIPKTHIDDEYANATVRDPKILLTTSRDPSAPLIQFVKELKFVFPNAERMNRGGQVISEIIESCRAHEFTDVILVHEHRGIPDGLIISHLPFGPTAYFGLLNVVTRHEIKDKKAIGTMPEAYPHLILDNFKTKLGERTANILKHLFPVPKPDTKRIVTFANRSDYISFRHHIYEKPGGPKSVELKEIGPRFELRLYQVKLGTMEQSEAQIEWVIRPYMNTTKKRSFIGNEPEPDDKRKRNKA; encoded by the exons ATGTTGAGAAGGAACATTCGATTGAGGAGAGAGTATTTGTACAGGAAGAGCTTGGAAGGCAAAGAGCGTTTGCTTTATGAGAAGAAACGGAAGatcaaagaagcccttgaag AGGGAAAACCCATTCCAACTGAACTCCGGAATGAGGAGGCCGCGCTTCGCCAAGAAATTGACCTTGAAGATAATTACACTTCCA TTCCCAAAACTCATATTGATGATGAATATGCAAATGCAACTGTACGAGATCCTAAGATTTTGCTGACAACATCTCGTGATCCAAGTGCTCCTCTTATACAGTTTGTTAAG GAATTGAAGTTTGTCTTTCCTAATGCAGAGCGAATGAATCGTGGTGGCCAG GTTATATCTGAAATTATTGAAAGTTGCCGTGCGCATGAGTTTACAGATGTAATTTTGGTTCATGAACATCGGGGTATACCAGATGGTTTGATTATAAGTCATCTACCTTTCGGTCCCACAGCATACTTTGGGTTACTCAATGTg GTTACAAGACATGAGATTAAAGACAAGAAAGCCATCGGAACAATGCCCGAGGCTTACCCTCATTTGattcttgataattttaaaaCCAAG CTGGGTGAAAGAACAGCGAACATTCTAAAACATTTATTCCCTGTGCCAAAGCCTGATACAAAACGTATTGTGACTTTTGCTAATCGGTCTGACTATATTTCATTCAG GCATCATATCTATGAGAAGCCTGGAGGTCCTAAATCAGTTGAGTTAAAGGAGATTGGTCCGAGGTTTGAATTGCGGCTTTACCAA GTAAAATTAGGAACAATGGAGCAGAGTGAAGCCCAGATTGAATGGGTTATTAGACCATACATGAACACAACCAAGAAACGCAGCTTCATTGGGAACGAGCCAGAACcagatgataaaagaaagagaaataaaGCTTGA